A region of the Mesoterricola sediminis genome:
TCGCCAAGGGTACCTGGGTGGAAGTTGAACGGATCGTGACCCGCCCCGGGGAGCGGATCTCCAGCCTCGGCCGCGAAGCGGCCCGTCCGCCCCAGGTGGTGCGCGTCGCAGGGTTCCTGATGGAGGACGCCGAACTGGGCCAGCACGTGCGGGTGCGCACCATCGTGGGCAACGAACACTCCGGCAAGCTGCGCATCGAGAACCCCGGCTATGGGGCCAGTTTCGTCAACACCTTCCCCGAGCTCATCCGGCAGGGCGCCACCGGCGTGGCGTAGCCGGCCGGCGGCTGGCGTCTGATACCCTGGGAGGGGCGCCCATTCGCCCGAAGGACCCGCCCATGGCCCAGCCCCTCAAGGATGCCCGCTTCCTCGTTTCGGCCTCCAGCGTGAAGACGCTGGGCGTCTGCCATGCCGAGGTGGCCTTCGTGGGCCGCTCCAACGTCGGCAAGAGCTCCCTCCTCAACGCCCTCTGCCACCAGCGGGGCCTGGCGAAGACCTCCAAGACCCCCGGGCGCACCCGGCTCATCAATGTCTTCCTGACGGGGCCGGACCGCTGGATCGTGGACCTGCCGGGCTACGGCTTCGCCACCGGCCCCGCCAAGGAGCGCGAGGCCTGGCAGGGCATGATCGAGGGCTACCTGCGGGGGCGGGCCACCCTCCGCATGGTCTACGTCCTCGTGGACGCCGAGGTGGGACCCACCCGACTGGACCTGCAGATGGTGGACTGGCTCCGGGAGGCGGACCTGCCCTGCCGCATCGTCGCCACCAAGGCCGACCAGGTGAAGCCCAGCCGCCAGCTGGCGCAGCGCCGGGACGTGGCCAAGGTGCTGGGCCTCCTGCCCAACGACATCGCCTGGGTCAGCTCCGAGAAGGGCACCGGCGTCCCCGACCTGCGCATGGAGATCGCGGCGACCCTCGACCTGCTCTGACGCGGCGGGAACGCGGGAACCTCCCGGCCCACCCGGTCCACCATCCCCACCACCCCAGATTCAGAGCGCGCGCAGGAAGCCCTCCACCTCCTCCCAGTCGCGGCTCAGGGGGAAGGGCGGCAGCGCGGCCCGGACCTGGGCGGCGTAGCGCTTTCCGCCGGGGTCCTCGTGGGGGAGCATCAGGCGGGGGTCCAGGATGCACACGGCGCCGCGGTCGGTGCGGGTGCGGATGAGGCGGCCGATGCCCTGCTTGAGCTTGAGGGTCATCTGGGGCACCTGGATGCCGATGAAGCCCAGGCCCTGGTGCTTCGCGTCGGCCTCGCGGACCCGGGCCTGGAGGACGGGGTCGTCGGGGGGCGCGAAGGGCAGCGCGGTGACGATGACGAGGGTGAGGGCGTCCCCGGGGAGGTCCACGCCCTGCCAGAAGCTGGCCAGGCCGAGGAGGGCCGCCTGGGGGGTCCGCTTGAAGCGCTCCATCATGGCCGAGCGGGTCATGCCCTCCCCCTGGACGAAGAAGGTCACCTCCGGCAGGGCGGACTCGAGCCGGGGGCGGAAGGCCGCCAGCATCTTGCGGCTGGTGAAGAGCACGAGGGCCCGGCCCCGGCTGGCCCGGATGAGCCGCTCCATGGCGTCGAGGCTCGCCTCCACCCACTGGGGATCGCCGATGGCGTCGCGCCCCGGGCGCCGCGCGGGCATGCCGGGCGGGATGAAGAGGAGGCCCTGGCGCTCGAAGTCGAAGGGACTCTCCACGTGCCGGCTCCGGGTGCCCTCCTCCTCCGTGAGGCCCAGGCGCAGCCGCAGGCCGTTGAACCCGCGGCCGTCGCGGAGCGTGGCGCTGGTGAGGATCACGGTCTCGAAGCCCCGGCGCAGGTGCTGGTGGAAGAACTGGCGCACGTCCACGGGGTTGGCCTTGAAGAGGATCATGCGCGGGCCCTCCCGCGTGAGGGTGGAGACCCACCCCTCGGGCTGGGCGAAGATCCGCTCCATGCGGTCGAAAGCCAGGCCGATGCGTTCCGCCAGCTTGCGCCAGGCCATGTCCTCCGCCTTGCCGTCGACGCGCCGGGCCGCGAGCCGCTTGGCCTCGGTCCAGACCGCCTGCCCCGCCTCGACCCAGGCCGCGACGGCGTCCGCGAGGGGACCCATGTCCACGCGCTCGTCCTCGAAGCCGTACGTGCCGGATTCCAGAGGCACGCGCTCCAGCAGGGCGCCCCAGGCGTCCTCCCACGGCTTGAGGCGCGCGTCCAGCAGGGCCGCGTCGGATTCCTTCCCCGCCTCGTCCGCGAGGTCCTTGAAGAGGAGGGTCATGGCCCGGTTCGACCACTGCTCCGAGCAGCTCTCCGTGAGCTGCTCCTCGACCTCGTGGGCCTCGTCCAGGATCAGGACCGGGGCGTCGGGCAGGACCTGGCCGAAGGCCGATTCGCGCAGGACCCGGTCCGCCAGCAGGAGGGCGTGGTTGGCGACGACCAGGTCCGCCTCCAGGATCTCCTGGCGCAGGCGCGTCAGGTGGCAGTCCTCGTAGCGCGGGCACTGGCGCCCCGTGCAGCGCTCGGCCCGGGCGTTGATGCGGTCCCAGAGCTCGGATTCGCCCTCGCCGTAGGCGCCCAGCTCCTCCCGGTCGCCGGTGGCGCTCTCCCGGGCCCAGCGGCCCAGGGCCATCCACAGGGCGTGGTCGGTCCGGGCGAGCTCCGCGGGCGGATGGGCCTCCAGCTCCTCCCAGGCGGTCCTGCACAGGTAGTTGGCGCGCCCCTTGGCGAGCACCGCCTTCACGTCCCGGCCCAGGATCCCCCGGGCCCGGGGCAGGTCGTCCTCCAGGAGCTGCCGCTGGAGCTGCTTGGTGCGCGTCGCCACCACCACCGGGCGGCGGCCCATGGCGAGGGCGGGCACCAGGTAGCCCAGGGACTTGCCGGTGCCGGTGCCGGCCTCGATGGCCTGGACCACCGCATCGGGCCGGGCGTCCCGCTCCGCGCCCCGGTTCCGCCAGGCGTCGAAGCGCGCCTGCCCCTCCTGGATGGCGTCCGCCACCAGCTGGGCCATCTCCTGCTGCCCCTTCCGCACCTCCGCGCCGGGGAAGCAACTGAAGATGCGGCCTTCGGGCGGGGCGAAGTAGGGGTCCATCGGATGCGGCATCCTCCCAGAATGGCGGAATTTGAGCGAATGCGAAAGGGGCGCCGGCGGATTCCCGAATGGGGTCATAAAAATTAATTTTCATTGTTTTTAGACTAAAACGGTGCATGATTAGGTTTCAGAAGCCGAAAATTAGGCTTCCCGTTCAAGGAGATGCCATGGCCGCCGATGCTCTCAGGGACTTTCTGGAAATCCCGTACGACACGCTGGAGGAGATGAACCTCCAGGCGCGCCAGCAGCGCCTCGACCGGGTGCCCGCCGACAAGGTCCGCGAGGAGCGCATGGCCTACCTGGCCGGGGAAAAGCGGATCAAGGCCGTCACGGTCTGCTTCACGGACATCGAGGGCCGGCTCCACATGCTGGACTACGACAAGAAGTTCCTCCTGAAGTCCTCGGACAACCTCACCTTCGACGGGTCCTCCATCCGGGGCTTCTCGGCCCAGGCCGAGAGCGACCTCCGCCTCGAAATCGACTGGCCCGCCTTCTACTGGCTCCCCTCCGACGTCTTCGGCCCCGGCAAGGTGCTCGTCTTCGGCTTCGTGCTGGAGAAGGACGGCACCCCCTACCGCGCCGACTTCCGCGCCCGCCTCCGGGAGGCCACCGAGGCCCTCTACGCCCGGGAGGGCGTGGTCATGAACGCGGCCAACGAGATCGAGGGCTTCCTCTTCAAGGGCCGGGACGCGGAGCGCCACTACCACGAGACCGGCGCCTTCGAGTTCATCTCCACCGGCGGCTACTACCACTCGCTCCCCACCGACGAGCTCCGGCACTTCATCGACCGCACCGCGGAGGCCCAGCGCGCCCTCGGGTTCTGCAACGAGAAGGACCACCCCGAAGTGGCCCCCTCCCAGTTCGAGATGAACTACAAGTATGCGGAAGTGAACATCGCCGCCGACCAGGTGCAGCTGTACAAGCTGCTGGCCCGGCAGGTCGCCGCCCAGATGGGCCTGACCGCCTCCTTCCTCCCCAAGCCCGTGGCCGGCGTCAACGGCAACGGCATGCACTCCAACCTCAGCCTGGCCAAGGACGGCCGGAACCTCTTCCACGAGGCGGGCGGCCGTGACGGCCTGTCCCCCCGGGCCTGGGATTTCCTGCAGCGCCTCCTCGCCAACGCCGGTGAGCTCTGCCTCGTGCTGAACCCCAGCGTGAACGCCTACCGCCGCCTGGATCCCCACTTCGAGGCCCCCAACCAGATCAAGGTCTCCCCCACCGACCGGGGCTCCATGATCCGCATCCCCCTCGGCAACGAGCACTCCGCCCGCATCGAGGTGCGCTCGGTGGGCCCCGACGCCAACCCCTACCTCCTCTACTACACCCTCCTCCGCACCGGCCTGGAGGGCCCCGGCGCCGAGCCCGAGGACACGACCAAGCGTCCCCGCACCCGCTTCCTGCCGGACAACATCCAGGACGCCATCCGCCTGTTCAAGGCCTCCCGGCTCCTGGCCGACCAGCTCGGGGAGGATGTGCACGCCAAGTTCGCCGAACTGAAGCTCATGCAGGCCGAACGCTGCCCCAAGGCCCTCGGGGCCATCGTGAAGGCCTGCGAGATCCAGTTCCACCACGAGGTCACGAACCAGCTCCTCTGGTCCCAGTTCTGAGGGGACCGCTCCGGCGGGTGCGGGCGGCGCGAGGGTAACCCCAGGCGCCGCCCGCACTTGGCATGAAGGGGAACGGAAGGGGGTGGCCGGAGCCCCGGGGCCGGCCAAAACCCCCGCGAGGCGCGCGCGAGGGTCTGCTATCGTTGGGATCATGAATGATTTTGTGCGCCATGACCTTTCGGCGGCCCGGGTCCTGCTCATCGAAGATGACGAGATCCTGGCGGCGATGGTGCAGGAAGTCCTGGAGGGCCGCGGGCTGACCGTGACCGTGGCGTCCCACCCCGAGGTGGGGCTCGCCCTCCATGCCGTCCACCGGGCGGATCTCATCCTCCTCGACCGCATGTTCCCCGGCGCGGATGGCCTGGACACGCTGCGGCACCTCCGGGACAAGGGCGACGCCGTGCCCATCATCCTCCTCACCTCCCGCGGCGAACTGGGCGACAAGCTGGAGGGCCTCGGGGAAGGGGCCGACGACTACATGGGCAAGCCCTTTTCCGTCGACGAACTGGAGGCCCGGATCCGGGCCCTCCTGCGCCGCGCCCGCCCGTCTCCCGCCCTGCCTCCGGACACCTCGGTTCATGGGCCATTCACGATCGACTGGGCCGCCATGCGGGTCGAGCGGGAGGGCCAGGTGCTGGACCTCACCCCCCAGGAGTTCCGGGTCCTCAGCCACCTGATCCGGACGCCGGACCGGCCCGTGCCCCGGGCGGAGCTCCTGGAGAAGGCTTGGCCACCCGACGGCAGGCCCGCCAGTCCCCGGACCGTGGACGTGTATGTGACGCGTCTCCGCAGCAAGCTCGGCCGCGAGTCCGACCACCCCTGGATCCTCACCCTGGACGGGGAAGGGTACAGCTGGAACGGCTGAGGCTTCCGGCGGGCCAACCCCAGGTTTGATGATAGGGCCATAAATTTCCAGGATGGCACATTGACCGGGAAGCCTTTGGATCGCAGACTGGCCCTCTGATGTTCTCGCTCAACGTACTGAACCTCCACCTTGGCCTGCTGCTTATTAGCGGCGCGGGGGAGGACTGAGCACATCCATCATTCATGGCTCTCATCCCTCTCCCGCGCTGACCGGAGGGGGCTGATGAGGCAGGCCGCTCCGGAACCAGACCCCCTTTCCGGAGCACCTGATGAATCCCAGTCGATACCGAGGCGTCCCCCCCATCCATCTGCCTGACAGGCAATGGCCGGGCCGGACCCTGACCCAAGCCCCCCGCTGGTGCAGCGTGGACCTGCGGGACGGCAACCAGGCCCTCGTCGAGCCCATGGGCCCCGAGCGCAAGCTCCGGCTCTTCGACACCCTGGTGGGACTGGGCTTCAAGGAGATCGAGGTGGGCTTCCCCTCCGCCTCCCGGACCGACCTCGACTTCGTGCGCCTCCTCATCGAGGAGGACCGGATCCCCGCCGACGTGACCATCCAGGTCCTCGTCCAGGCGCGGGAGGACCTCATCGCCGCCACGGCCGGGGCCCTCCGGGGCGCCCGCCGGGCCATCATCCACCTCTACAACAGCACCTCCGCCCTGCAGCGGCGCGTGGTCTTCCGGCAGGACCGGGAGGCCATCCTCGACCTGGCCCTGCGCGGCACCCGCTGGGTGAAGGAGGCGGCCTCCCTCCTCCGCGGCTGCAGGGTGGACCTGGAATACTCCCCCGAGAGCTTCACCGGCACCGAGCTGGACTTCGCCGCCGAGGTCTGCGACGCCGTGACCGAGACCTGGGCCCCCGCCCCCGGGGAGCGGGTGCTGATCAACCTGCCCGCCACCGTCGAGATGGCCGGCCCCAACCACTATGCGGACCAGATCGAGTGGATGGGCCGCCGCCTCCGGAACCGGGACCGCATGGTCCTCAGCGTCCATCCCCACAACGACAGGGGCTGCGCGGTGGCCGCCGCGGAGCTCGCGATGCTCGCGGGCGCCGACCGGGTCGAGGGGACCCTTTTCGGGAACGGGGAACGCACCGGGAACGTGGACCTGGTCACCCTCGCCCTCAACCTCTACACCCACGGCGTCGACCCCCGCCTGGAGCTGGGAGACCTGCCCTCGGTCATCGAGGCCTACGAGCACTGCACCCGCATGCCCGTGCCCGCGCGCCACCCCTACGCCGGCGAGCTGGTCTTCACCGCCTTCAGCGGCAGCCACCAGGACGCCATCAAGAAGGGCCTCGCCGCCCTCGAGGCGGAGGCCAACCCCCTCTGGGAGGTGCCCTACCTGCCCATCGATCCCGCCGACATCGGGCGCCAGTACGAGCCGATCATCCGCATCAACAGCCAGTCCGGGAAGGGGGGCATCGCGTTCGTGCTGGAGCAGGCCTTCGGCTTCCAGGTGCCCCGGGACCTCGCCGCCGAATTCAGCCGCGCCGTCCAGCGCATCACGGACGCCACCGGGGAGGAGCTCTCCCCCGACGGGGTGTTCGCGGCCTTCCAGCGGGAGTACCTGGCCCCGGGCCGCATCGAGCTGCTGGACTTCCACGCCCGCCACGAGCCCGGCGGCCGCGCCGCCCTCCAGTTCAAGCTCCGCGACGGGGCCCGGGAGGTGGACCTGGCGGGCACGGGCAACGGGCCCATCGACGCCTTCGTGGGCGCCCTCGCTGGCTGGCTCGGCCTGCCCCTGGCCGTGTGCGACTACAGCGAGCACGCCCTGGACGCGGGCCAGGACGCCGAGGCCGTCGCCTACGTACGGATCCGCGCGGGGAACGGCCCGGCCAGGTTCGGCGTGGGCGAGGACCGGGACATCGTGGCCGCGTCCCTGCGCGCCGTGCTCAGCGGCGTGAACCGCCTGGCCCCCGCGGAGCGTGAGCCCGCCGCCGCCCAGGCGGGGGGTGCCGCATGAGGATGAAGGGGGCCGATATCCTCTGCGCATGCCTCGCCCGGGAAGGGGTCGATCTCGTCTTCGGCTACCCCGGCGGCGCCATCCTCCCCACCTATGACGCCCTCGAAGCCAGCGGCATCCGCCACATCCTGGCCCGCCACGAGCAGGGCGCGGCCCACATGGCCGACGGCTACAGCCGCGCCTCGGGGCGCACCGGCGTCGTCATCGCCACCTCGGGCCCCGGCGCCACCAACCTCGTCACGGGGCTGGCCACGGCCATGATGGACTCGGTGCCCCTGGTGGCGATCACGGGCCAGGTCGCCTCGCCCCTGCTGGGCTCCGACGCCTTCCAGGAGGTGGACGTCACCGGCGTCACCCTGCCCAT
Encoded here:
- the yihA gene encoding ribosome biogenesis GTP-binding protein YihA/YsxC — protein: MAQPLKDARFLVSASSVKTLGVCHAEVAFVGRSNVGKSSLLNALCHQRGLAKTSKTPGRTRLINVFLTGPDRWIVDLPGYGFATGPAKEREAWQGMIEGYLRGRATLRMVYVLVDAEVGPTRLDLQMVDWLREADLPCRIVATKADQVKPSRQLAQRRDVAKVLGLLPNDIAWVSSEKGTGVPDLRMEIAATLDLL
- a CDS encoding ATP-dependent DNA helicase, yielding MDPYFAPPEGRIFSCFPGAEVRKGQQEMAQLVADAIQEGQARFDAWRNRGAERDARPDAVVQAIEAGTGTGKSLGYLVPALAMGRRPVVVATRTKQLQRQLLEDDLPRARGILGRDVKAVLAKGRANYLCRTAWEELEAHPPAELARTDHALWMALGRWARESATGDREELGAYGEGESELWDRINARAERCTGRQCPRYEDCHLTRLRQEILEADLVVANHALLLADRVLRESAFGQVLPDAPVLILDEAHEVEEQLTESCSEQWSNRAMTLLFKDLADEAGKESDAALLDARLKPWEDAWGALLERVPLESGTYGFEDERVDMGPLADAVAAWVEAGQAVWTEAKRLAARRVDGKAEDMAWRKLAERIGLAFDRMERIFAQPEGWVSTLTREGPRMILFKANPVDVRQFFHQHLRRGFETVILTSATLRDGRGFNGLRLRLGLTEEEGTRSRHVESPFDFERQGLLFIPPGMPARRPGRDAIGDPQWVEASLDAMERLIRASRGRALVLFTSRKMLAAFRPRLESALPEVTFFVQGEGMTRSAMMERFKRTPQAALLGLASFWQGVDLPGDALTLVIVTALPFAPPDDPVLQARVREADAKHQGLGFIGIQVPQMTLKLKQGIGRLIRTRTDRGAVCILDPRLMLPHEDPGGKRYAAQVRAALPPFPLSRDWEEVEGFLRAL
- a CDS encoding glutamine synthetase family protein is translated as MAADALRDFLEIPYDTLEEMNLQARQQRLDRVPADKVREERMAYLAGEKRIKAVTVCFTDIEGRLHMLDYDKKFLLKSSDNLTFDGSSIRGFSAQAESDLRLEIDWPAFYWLPSDVFGPGKVLVFGFVLEKDGTPYRADFRARLREATEALYAREGVVMNAANEIEGFLFKGRDAERHYHETGAFEFISTGGYYHSLPTDELRHFIDRTAEAQRALGFCNEKDHPEVAPSQFEMNYKYAEVNIAADQVQLYKLLARQVAAQMGLTASFLPKPVAGVNGNGMHSNLSLAKDGRNLFHEAGGRDGLSPRAWDFLQRLLANAGELCLVLNPSVNAYRRLDPHFEAPNQIKVSPTDRGSMIRIPLGNEHSARIEVRSVGPDANPYLLYYTLLRTGLEGPGAEPEDTTKRPRTRFLPDNIQDAIRLFKASRLLADQLGEDVHAKFAELKLMQAERCPKALGAIVKACEIQFHHEVTNQLLWSQF
- a CDS encoding response regulator transcription factor, with the protein product MRHDLSAARVLLIEDDEILAAMVQEVLEGRGLTVTVASHPEVGLALHAVHRADLILLDRMFPGADGLDTLRHLRDKGDAVPIILLTSRGELGDKLEGLGEGADDYMGKPFSVDELEARIRALLRRARPSPALPPDTSVHGPFTIDWAAMRVEREGQVLDLTPQEFRVLSHLIRTPDRPVPRAELLEKAWPPDGRPASPRTVDVYVTRLRSKLGRESDHPWILTLDGEGYSWNG
- the leuA gene encoding 2-isopropylmalate synthase — its product is MNPSRYRGVPPIHLPDRQWPGRTLTQAPRWCSVDLRDGNQALVEPMGPERKLRLFDTLVGLGFKEIEVGFPSASRTDLDFVRLLIEEDRIPADVTIQVLVQAREDLIAATAGALRGARRAIIHLYNSTSALQRRVVFRQDREAILDLALRGTRWVKEAASLLRGCRVDLEYSPESFTGTELDFAAEVCDAVTETWAPAPGERVLINLPATVEMAGPNHYADQIEWMGRRLRNRDRMVLSVHPHNDRGCAVAAAELAMLAGADRVEGTLFGNGERTGNVDLVTLALNLYTHGVDPRLELGDLPSVIEAYEHCTRMPVPARHPYAGELVFTAFSGSHQDAIKKGLAALEAEANPLWEVPYLPIDPADIGRQYEPIIRINSQSGKGGIAFVLEQAFGFQVPRDLAAEFSRAVQRITDATGEELSPDGVFAAFQREYLAPGRIELLDFHARHEPGGRAALQFKLRDGAREVDLAGTGNGPIDAFVGALAGWLGLPLAVCDYSEHALDAGQDAEAVAYVRIRAGNGPARFGVGEDRDIVAASLRAVLSGVNRLAPAEREPAAAQAGGAA